In Sphingomonas panacisoli, one genomic interval encodes:
- a CDS encoding phytoene desaturase, producing MKSAIVVGAGFGGLALGIRLQSAGVATTIVEARDKPGGRAYFWERDGFTFDAGPTVITDPAALNELWKLSGRDISDDVELMPVMPFYRLNWRDGTNFDYSNDEAQLRAEIARLSTDDVTGYQRFLDYSAGVYHEGYEKLGTTAFLDFGQMIKAAPALMRYQAWRSVYSIVASYVKNEKLRQALSFHTLLVGGNPFTTSSIYALIHKLEKDGGVWFARGGTNRLVAGMAALFERLGGTIRLGDPVTSIETLGDRATGVVTQSGWRGEAEAVATNADVMHSYRDLLSGSRSAQRTVRGLAKKSWSPSLFLVHFGVKGTWPGIPHHMILFGPRYKELLADIYDHGVLAEDFSLYLHHPTVTDPSLAPEGHSTFYALAPVPHMGKFPVDWDEVAPVLEQRILDEVGRRLIPDIHDRIVTKFSYAPSDFAHDLNAHLGSAFSLEPTLMQSAYFRVHNCDPHISNLYFVGAGTHPGAGIPGVVGSAKATARLMLEKK from the coding sequence TCGAGGCGCGCGACAAGCCCGGCGGGCGCGCGTATTTCTGGGAACGCGACGGCTTCACGTTCGACGCCGGGCCGACCGTCATCACCGATCCCGCCGCGCTCAACGAATTGTGGAAGCTGTCCGGGCGCGACATCTCCGACGACGTCGAGCTGATGCCGGTGATGCCGTTTTATCGGCTCAACTGGCGCGACGGGACGAATTTCGATTATTCGAACGACGAGGCGCAATTGCGCGCGGAGATCGCGCGGCTGAGCACCGACGACGTGACCGGATATCAGCGGTTCCTGGACTATTCGGCGGGCGTCTATCACGAGGGGTACGAAAAGCTCGGCACCACCGCGTTTCTCGATTTCGGTCAGATGATCAAGGCCGCGCCCGCGCTGATGCGGTACCAGGCGTGGCGGTCGGTCTATTCGATCGTCGCCAGCTACGTGAAGAACGAGAAATTGCGCCAGGCGCTGAGCTTCCACACGCTCCTCGTCGGCGGCAATCCCTTCACGACGAGTTCGATCTACGCGCTGATCCACAAGCTCGAAAAGGATGGCGGCGTTTGGTTCGCGCGAGGAGGGACCAACCGGCTGGTCGCGGGGATGGCGGCGTTGTTCGAACGGCTCGGCGGGACGATCCGGCTCGGCGATCCGGTGACGAGCATCGAGACGCTCGGCGACCGCGCGACCGGGGTCGTTACGCAAAGCGGCTGGCGCGGCGAAGCGGAAGCGGTCGCGACCAATGCCGACGTAATGCACTCGTATCGCGACCTGCTGAGCGGGTCGCGGAGCGCGCAACGCACCGTGCGCGGGTTGGCGAAGAAGAGCTGGTCGCCCTCGCTCTTCCTCGTCCATTTCGGGGTCAAGGGGACGTGGCCGGGCATCCCGCACCACATGATCCTGTTCGGCCCGCGCTATAAGGAATTGCTCGCCGACATTTACGATCACGGCGTGCTGGCGGAGGATTTCTCGCTCTACCTCCACCACCCGACGGTGACCGACCCGAGCCTTGCGCCCGAGGGTCATTCGACCTTCTACGCGCTGGCGCCGGTGCCCCACATGGGCAAGTTTCCGGTCGATTGGGACGAGGTCGCGCCGGTGCTGGAACAGCGCATCCTCGACGAGGTCGGGCGGCGGCTGATCCCCGACATCCACGATCGGATCGTGACGAAGTTCAGCTATGCCCCCAGCGATTTCGCACACGATCTGAACGCGCATCTGGGCAGCGCGTTCAGCCTCGAGCCTACCCTGATGCAAAGCGCCTATTTCCGCGTCCACAATTGCGATCCGCATATCTCCAACCTGTATTTCGTCGGTGCGGGCACGCATCCCGGCGCGGGGATTCCCGGGGTAGTGGGAAGTGCCAAGGCGACGGCGCGGTTGATGCTGGAGAAGAAATGA